Proteins from a single region of Candidatus Bathyarchaeota archaeon:
- a CDS encoding phosphatase PAP2 family protein, which translates to MVKKEEKKKSKLELPFDYHSSRFFSLLFPAVYLIAIGIFSVQYSIIPGPELLILAFLIYAAYNKRTWRFLKDWLPFITVFISYELMYGLVGSISQNNLHLGPYRLEAALFGQIPTIVLQQTIRTPFLDYMGAFFYSLHFFAPTIFAYILWRVSHKNYWKYTVAFGICTYGALITFLFYPVAPPWIELNSTYNLAYSGPQVLRILTGSVDASLGIPVYKTLFDFLSPNLYAAFPSMHCALPSLISFFAIKLWKKKALPILIFPIGVFFSAVYLGEHYIVDVVGGIAYAAIAFLAVEKLLPLLSSKSDFLKKHTPV; encoded by the coding sequence ATGGTCAAGAAAGAGGAAAAGAAAAAATCAAAACTTGAGTTACCCTTCGATTATCATTCGTCAAGATTCTTCTCTCTTCTTTTCCCAGCAGTATACTTAATAGCCATAGGAATATTTAGCGTCCAATATAGCATAATTCCTGGACCCGAACTTTTGATTTTAGCTTTTTTAATTTATGCAGCATACAACAAGCGCACATGGCGTTTTCTCAAAGATTGGCTTCCATTTATCACAGTCTTTATTTCATATGAATTGATGTATGGCTTAGTGGGAAGCATATCCCAGAATAATCTACATTTGGGACCTTATCGATTGGAAGCGGCCTTATTTGGTCAAATTCCGACCATAGTTCTTCAGCAAACAATCCGGACGCCCTTTCTTGATTACATGGGAGCCTTTTTTTATTCTCTCCATTTTTTTGCACCAACAATCTTTGCTTATATACTATGGCGGGTAAGCCACAAAAACTATTGGAAGTACACTGTCGCTTTCGGAATATGCACCTACGGTGCGCTCATAACTTTCCTCTTTTACCCAGTGGCACCCCCATGGATTGAATTGAACTCAACATATAACCTCGCCTATTCAGGGCCGCAGGTTTTGCGAATCCTGACTGGTTCAGTTGATGCTAGTTTGGGTATTCCTGTTTACAAGACACTCTTTGACTTCTTAAGTCCCAACTTGTACGCTGCCTTTCCGAGCATGCATTGCGCATTGCCCTCGCTAATTTCTTTTTTCGCCATCAAACTTTGGAAGAAAAAAGCGCTCCCAATCTTAATCTTTCCAATTGGTGTCTTTTTTAGCGCCGTCTACCTTGGCGAACATTATATCGTGGATGTTGTGGGTGGAATCGCGTATGCTGCAATAGCGTTTTTAGCTGTAGAGAAACTCTTGCCTTTGCTGTCGAGCAAGAGTGACTTTCTGAAAAAGCATACGCCTGTTTGA
- a CDS encoding M48 family metalloprotease yields MEVISKNTQSYSITPNVPQSYMSKLYDFMYRFFLLPQKNRFADISLGTFSISYSVIDASGKRKLRVQAHGNEQLNVTIEPIETLPEKEILKSKEDIVIAVNMFEEQVQKNSLFFAWREGESILPEAMSGRENKSLRRIFLETQILLIAFFMTVGIILFLFIGPFVPIVLLAIQFVFVFFSNKIIARTADWHITEKNPYIHVLQYPLSAGEDNPVQKLSKEEITKLKKQIYETTIAKTGGLDCSVAEGVFSQYGIACKQENLISRKVNVYEIVQNTAAKFGYKVPEIVVSNTLLPNAAASGPSPSRGVVLITTGTFLHLNKEEIISVLGHEFGHLKGRDPLWLYGLSAVQYLFWFYVIFGLLPTTSFLLLFIYLWALLTLTYFIAKFFEARADLISAMVIGQPHVLADALEKIGFQRLLYERVPSFRFQEWLSMDPHPPIYFRIARLRAIVGKIEAKHPLIRSAREVTRGFFNSFS; encoded by the coding sequence ATGGAAGTTATATCAAAAAATACTCAATCTTACAGTATAACTCCCAATGTTCCCCAGAGTTACATGAGCAAACTCTACGACTTCATGTACCGATTCTTTCTTCTTCCTCAGAAAAATCGGTTTGCTGATATTTCGCTTGGAACGTTTTCAATCAGTTATTCCGTTATCGATGCTTCTGGAAAGAGAAAGTTACGTGTTCAAGCTCATGGCAACGAACAGCTAAACGTGACTATTGAACCGATTGAGACGTTGCCCGAAAAGGAAATTTTGAAGTCAAAAGAAGACATTGTGATTGCAGTAAACATGTTTGAAGAGCAAGTGCAAAAGAACAGTCTCTTTTTCGCTTGGAGAGAAGGCGAATCAATACTTCCTGAAGCCATGTCTGGAAGAGAGAATAAGTCCCTTCGTCGGATTTTTCTGGAGACACAGATTTTGCTGATTGCTTTTTTCATGACTGTGGGTATTATCCTGTTTTTATTCATTGGACCGTTTGTTCCGATAGTTTTGCTTGCAATACAATTTGTGTTTGTTTTCTTTTCCAACAAGATAATTGCTAGAACGGCTGATTGGCACATTACCGAGAAGAATCCATACATCCATGTTCTTCAGTACCCGCTCTCTGCCGGAGAGGACAATCCTGTGCAGAAACTTTCCAAAGAGGAAATTACCAAATTAAAGAAGCAAATATATGAAACAACAATAGCAAAAACTGGCGGGCTCGATTGCAGCGTGGCGGAGGGCGTTTTTTCTCAGTATGGGATAGCATGTAAACAGGAGAATTTGATAAGTCGCAAAGTAAACGTTTACGAAATAGTGCAAAACACAGCAGCAAAATTTGGCTACAAAGTGCCTGAAATCGTTGTTTCAAATACTCTTCTTCCTAACGCGGCAGCATCTGGTCCCAGCCCAAGCCGAGGCGTAGTGCTGATAACAACAGGAACCTTTTTACACCTTAACAAGGAGGAAATCATAAGTGTATTGGGACACGAGTTTGGTCATTTGAAAGGGCGCGACCCATTGTGGTTATACGGCTTGTCAGCGGTTCAATATCTCTTCTGGTTCTATGTAATTTTTGGGCTGTTGCCGACAACATCATTCCTTTTACTGTTCATTTACTTGTGGGCACTGCTAACCCTGACATATTTTATAGCCAAATTCTTTGAGGCAAGAGCCGATTTGATTTCAGCCATGGTCATAGGTCAACCGCATGTTTTAGCCGACGCCTTAGAAAAGATAGGCTTCCAAAGGCTGCTCTACGAGCGCGTACCTTCCTTCCGTTTTCAAGAATGGCTAAGTATGGACCCGCATCCGCCTATTTACTTTAGAATAGCTCGCCTACGTGCAATAGTTGGAAAGATTGAGGCGAAGCATCCCCTTATAAGATCAGCACGAGAAGTTACAAGGGGCTTCTTCAACAGTTTTTCTTAA
- a CDS encoding MgtC/SapB family protein, with amino-acid sequence MQTILSFSTLASLLIAVLLGAIVGIEREITHKPAGLRTHMLVCLGSCLFTLVSIGFSVDPARIAAGIVAGIGFIGAGTIWSEKDKVQGITTAASLWATAAIGLATGIGDYPLAAAVTILVFLILLARYPLRKSGLEKHVD; translated from the coding sequence ATGCAGACCATCCTTAGTTTTAGTACTCTTGCCAGTTTACTAATAGCCGTGCTTTTAGGCGCCATAGTAGGGATAGAAAGAGAAATCACCCACAAACCTGCAGGGTTAAGAACGCATATGCTGGTTTGTTTGGGGTCATGCCTGTTCACGCTTGTGTCGATTGGGTTTAGCGTTGACCCAGCTCGAATAGCCGCTGGGATAGTAGCGGGAATCGGTTTCATAGGCGCAGGCACAATTTGGTCTGAAAAAGACAAGGTGCAAGGCATAACTACTGCTGCGAGCCTTTGGGCAACGGCAGCTATCGGGTTAGCGACAGGGATAGGCGATTATCCTTTAGCAGCTGCTGTAACTATACTTGTGTTCTTGATATTGTTGGCGCGGTACCCTTTAAGAAAATCAGGGTTAGAAAAACATGTGGACTAA